From the genome of Candidatus Methylopumilus rimovensis, one region includes:
- a CDS encoding integration host factor subunit beta — MTKSKLINLLASRFSQLVYKDAELSVKTILDAMGETLSKGKRIEIRGFGSFSLNYRPPRLGRNPKTGSKVEVPEKYVPHFKAGKELRDRVDK; from the coding sequence ATGACGAAGTCTAAATTAATCAACTTACTTGCTAGCCGCTTCTCTCAGTTAGTCTATAAAGATGCTGAGTTATCGGTCAAAACTATTCTTGATGCCATGGGTGAAACGCTATCCAAAGGTAAAAGAATTGAAATCAGAGGGTTTGGTAGCTTTAGCTTAAATTACCGACCACCTCGTTTGGGGAGAAACCCTAAAACAGGTTCAAAAGTGGAAGTACCAGAAAAATATGTTCCACATTTTAAAGCAGGTAAAGAACTTAGAGATCGCGTTGATAAATAA
- the rpsA gene encoding 30S ribosomal protein S1 produces the protein MATTAKNTESKSTESFAALFEESIALQEMRSGEVITAEVISIDNDFVIVNAGLKSESVIKAEEFLNDQGGLDVKVGDFVKVAIEKLEDGFGSTILSRDKAKKMQAWLDLEDAMNEGTVVKGFVSSRVKGGLRVSVNGITAFLPGSLVDVRPVKDTSPFENKEWDLKVIKIDKKRNNVVVSRKAVMEQSSGADRDAVIGTLTEGATVKGIIKNITDYGAFVDLGGIDGLLHITDLAWRRVKHPSEILNIGDEVEAKVLKFDQEKNRVSLGLKQLDDDPWKGLSRRYPVSTRLFGKVSNLTDYGAFVEIEAGIEGLVHVSEMDWTNKNIHPGKIAQLGDEVEVMILEIDEDRRRLSLGMKQCKSNPWAEFSETHKKGDKVSGPIKSITDFGIFIGLDGGIDGLIHLSDISWDKTGEEAIRNFKKGDELEALIVAIDVEKERISLGLKQLSGDNFTGFTKANDKGSFVKGTVKSADASGILVTLADQVEGTVDISEVSEDKVDDASTVVKVGDEIEVKILNVDAKEKTIQLSLKSKNTAKPKAAKKKVEAEESSDNAGTTNLGALLKAKLDSKK, from the coding sequence ATGGCAACGACAGCAAAAAATACAGAATCAAAATCCACAGAAAGTTTCGCAGCTCTATTTGAAGAAAGCATTGCGCTTCAAGAAATGCGTTCAGGCGAAGTAATTACAGCCGAAGTTATATCTATTGATAATGACTTTGTGATTGTAAACGCAGGACTTAAATCAGAAAGCGTTATCAAAGCAGAAGAATTCCTTAATGACCAAGGCGGACTTGACGTTAAAGTGGGTGACTTTGTTAAAGTTGCAATTGAAAAACTAGAAGACGGTTTCGGTTCAACGATCTTATCAAGAGATAAAGCAAAGAAAATGCAGGCATGGCTTGATCTTGAAGATGCAATGAACGAAGGAACGGTAGTTAAAGGTTTTGTAAGTAGTCGCGTTAAAGGCGGCTTAAGAGTTTCTGTAAATGGAATCACAGCATTCTTACCAGGCTCTCTCGTTGATGTGAGACCTGTTAAAGATACATCGCCATTTGAAAATAAAGAATGGGATCTTAAAGTTATCAAAATTGATAAGAAAAGAAACAACGTGGTTGTTTCAAGAAAAGCAGTGATGGAACAATCTTCAGGTGCGGACAGAGATGCTGTTATTGGCACACTTACTGAAGGTGCTACTGTAAAAGGCATCATTAAGAATATTACAGATTACGGTGCGTTCGTTGACTTAGGCGGTATTGACGGCTTACTTCACATTACTGACTTAGCATGGAGACGCGTAAAGCATCCATCTGAAATCTTAAATATTGGCGATGAAGTTGAAGCTAAAGTGCTTAAATTTGATCAAGAAAAAAATCGTGTTTCATTAGGTTTAAAACAACTCGACGATGATCCTTGGAAAGGCTTATCAAGAAGATATCCAGTAAGCACTCGCCTATTCGGTAAAGTATCTAATTTAACTGATTACGGTGCGTTTGTTGAAATTGAAGCAGGTATTGAAGGCTTAGTGCACGTTTCAGAAATGGACTGGACAAATAAAAATATTCACCCAGGAAAAATTGCACAGCTCGGTGATGAGGTTGAAGTCATGATTCTTGAAATTGATGAAGATAGAAGAAGACTTTCATTGGGTATGAAACAATGCAAATCAAACCCATGGGCAGAATTTTCTGAAACACATAAAAAGGGTGACAAAGTTAGCGGCCCTATTAAATCAATCACTGATTTCGGTATCTTTATCGGTCTTGATGGCGGCATAGACGGTCTCATCCATTTATCTGATATCTCATGGGATAAAACAGGTGAAGAAGCTATTAGAAACTTTAAAAAGGGTGACGAACTCGAAGCGCTTATCGTAGCAATCGATGTTGAGAAAGAAAGAATTTCTCTTGGACTTAAACAATTATCAGGCGACAACTTTACAGGCTTCACAAAAGCTAACGACAAAGGTAGTTTTGTTAAAGGCACAGTTAAATCAGCAGATGCTTCTGGTATCTTAGTGACTTTAGCTGACCAAGTTGAAGGCACAGTTGATATTAGCGAAGTCAGCGAAGATAAAGTTGATGATGCATCAACTGTTGTTAAAGTTGGTGACGAAATTGAAGTTAAAATACTCAATGTCGATGCTAAAGAAAAAACAATTCAACTTTCACTAAAGTCTAAAAATACAGCTAAACCAAAAGCTGCTAAGAAAAAAGTAGAAGCTGAAGAAAGTTCTGATAATGCGGGCACAACTAATCTTGGCGCATTATTAAAGGCAAAATTAGATAGTAAAAAATAA
- the metG gene encoding methionine--tRNA ligase, translating into MRKILVTSALPYANGSIHLGHLVEYIQTDIWVRFQKMQGHEAYYVCADDTHGTPIMLRAEKEGITPEALIKKVHIEHSKDFSDFFVNFDNFYSTNSSENLELSQTVYKKLKQNKKIYTKTIEQFYDPVKEMFLPDRFIKGECPKCHAKDQYGDSCEVCGATYAPTELINPISSVSGSVPIRKETEHYFFKLSECETFLADWTSSGTLQQEAANKMKEWFKSGLADWDISRDAPYFGFEIPDAPGKYFYVWLDAPIGYMASFKKLCEDKKINFDEFWNTDSKTELYHFIGKDILYFHALFWPATLEFSGYRKPTKIFAHGFLTVNAEKMSKSRGTFITARSYLDHIKNPDYLRYYYAAKLNSTMEDIDLNLDDFLSRVNSDLVGKFINIASRTSGFIHKYFEGKLFLDDSKTEKEHIAITQKCKDIENEIKSCFEFREYGRAVREIMRVADITNEYVNTKAPWTLAKDDAQHKTGSDLHVICSRSLEAFRRLSIYLAPVLPKLTADIAKFFNEKEFMSFKDLDRKDITVNEYQHILTRVEKKDIDMMIESNKESLDKNNEASKKAEVDQSTISIDDFMKIDLRVALIKEASFVEGADSLLRLSLDLNDGRPRQVFAGIKSKYNPDQLVGKLTVMVANLKPRQMKFGLSEGMVLAASDESEGPFVLFPDQGAKPGMRIK; encoded by the coding sequence ATGCGAAAGATCTTAGTCACTTCAGCCTTGCCCTACGCGAATGGAAGCATTCATTTAGGCCATTTAGTGGAATATATCCAAACTGATATTTGGGTTAGATTTCAAAAGATGCAAGGCCATGAGGCCTATTATGTATGCGCCGATGATACACATGGAACCCCTATTATGCTCAGGGCTGAAAAAGAGGGTATTACTCCAGAAGCGCTGATTAAAAAAGTACATATAGAGCACTCGAAAGATTTTTCGGATTTTTTTGTAAATTTTGATAATTTTTACTCTACAAATTCCTCTGAAAATCTTGAGCTATCTCAAACTGTTTATAAAAAACTTAAACAGAATAAAAAGATTTATACGAAAACGATAGAGCAATTTTACGACCCAGTAAAAGAAATGTTTTTACCTGATCGCTTTATTAAAGGTGAATGTCCTAAGTGTCACGCTAAAGATCAATATGGTGATTCATGTGAAGTTTGTGGTGCAACGTATGCGCCTACAGAATTAATTAACCCTATATCTTCGGTCTCAGGCTCTGTTCCAATTAGGAAAGAAACGGAACATTACTTCTTTAAGCTTTCAGAATGTGAAACATTTTTAGCTGATTGGACATCCTCAGGAACACTTCAGCAAGAAGCTGCAAATAAAATGAAAGAGTGGTTTAAATCTGGCTTGGCGGATTGGGATATTTCGAGAGATGCACCTTATTTTGGTTTTGAAATCCCTGACGCGCCAGGTAAATATTTTTATGTATGGCTTGATGCACCAATTGGTTACATGGCGAGCTTTAAAAAACTTTGTGAAGATAAAAAAATTAATTTTGATGAGTTTTGGAACACAGATTCAAAAACAGAGCTATATCATTTTATTGGCAAAGATATTCTTTATTTCCATGCATTATTTTGGCCAGCAACATTAGAATTTTCTGGCTATAGAAAACCGACAAAGATTTTTGCACATGGTTTTCTCACAGTAAATGCGGAAAAGATGTCTAAATCTCGTGGCACTTTTATCACAGCCAGAAGTTACTTAGATCATATTAAAAATCCAGATTACCTTCGATATTATTACGCTGCTAAATTAAATAGTACGATGGAAGACATAGATCTTAATTTAGATGATTTCTTATCTCGAGTGAATAGTGATCTTGTAGGTAAGTTTATTAATATTGCAAGTCGAACATCAGGATTTATTCATAAATATTTTGAAGGTAAACTTTTTCTTGACGATTCAAAAACTGAAAAAGAACATATTGCTATCACTCAGAAATGTAAAGACATAGAAAATGAAATCAAAAGCTGCTTTGAATTTAGGGAGTATGGCCGTGCAGTTCGAGAAATTATGCGTGTGGCAGATATTACAAATGAGTATGTCAACACAAAAGCACCTTGGACACTTGCAAAAGATGATGCACAACATAAAACAGGTTCTGATTTGCATGTGATATGCAGCCGAAGCCTTGAAGCTTTTAGAAGGCTCTCTATATATCTCGCACCCGTATTGCCAAAACTTACGGCAGACATTGCAAAATTCTTTAATGAAAAAGAATTTATGTCATTCAAAGATCTTGATAGGAAAGATATTACCGTTAACGAATATCAGCACATATTAACTAGAGTTGAAAAGAAAGATATCGATATGATGATTGAATCAAACAAAGAATCCTTAGATAAAAATAATGAAGCTTCGAAAAAGGCAGAAGTCGATCAATCAACGATTTCCATCGATGACTTTATGAAGATTGATTTAAGAGTCGCGCTTATTAAAGAAGCTTCTTTTGTAGAGGGTGCAGATAGTCTTTTGAGGTTAAGTTTAGATCTTAATGACGGTCGCCCAAGACAAGTTTTTGCAGGTATTAAATCTAAATATAATCCTGATCAGCTTGTTGGAAAATTAACCGTCATGGTCGCTAATTTAAAGCCAAGACAAATGAAATTTGGCTTGTCTGAAGGTATGGTGCTTGCTGCAAGTGATGAATCAGAAGGGCCATTTGTTCTTTTTCCAGATCAAGGCGCCAAACCTGGTATGCGCATTAAATAA
- the zwf gene encoding glucose-6-phosphate dehydrogenase, whose translation MTKIDDCTLVLFGASGNLSRIKLIPGLFRLDSLGRLPEKMKILSVGRSEVEESAWRDDIKSMLDIKFKKNYDAKVFDRFIARNFYHANPPDDSNAFKRLSERLSDASTFPQNLAFFLSVRPSDFASIVDLLASVGLTDESKAWRRVVIEKPFGTNLETAQALQKSITKHLKETQIYRIDHYLGKSALQNILLTRFANHIFDPLWTHEHIDHIQITNNETLGVGERTQFYDATGALRDMIQSHLMQMLALTTMEMPQTLSPENIRAEKIKVLESIIPIPLGEIKKHAFKAQYGRGKINGEEVKGYLEELDNPKSVVETYAALKFYINTPRWKGVPIYVRTAKRLHAADTAIAIKFKKAPLSLSEQADNWLVISIQPKEFTRFEIQTKIPGLDTKVRTVAMDAPNRISGDESVDAYESLLLNLMQGDQSLYLHINEVEASWRLLDPVIKAWNEDKSPVFTYAAGSADPSESKVIFDKPEQFWRQSIEIGENKL comes from the coding sequence ATGACAAAAATTGATGACTGCACCCTAGTCCTCTTCGGTGCAAGTGGAAATCTTTCTAGAATAAAACTTATTCCAGGTCTTTTTAGACTTGATTCTCTTGGTAGATTGCCAGAGAAAATGAAAATTCTTTCGGTGGGAAGATCTGAAGTTGAAGAATCAGCATGGCGAGATGACATCAAGTCCATGCTTGATATTAAATTCAAAAAAAATTACGACGCAAAAGTATTTGATCGTTTCATTGCTAGAAATTTTTATCATGCAAATCCGCCTGATGATAGCAATGCTTTTAAACGTCTCAGCGAGAGACTTTCCGACGCATCAACTTTCCCACAAAATTTAGCTTTCTTTTTATCTGTTAGACCGTCAGACTTTGCTTCTATTGTAGATTTGCTTGCGAGCGTCGGCTTAACTGATGAAAGCAAAGCTTGGCGTCGTGTTGTAATTGAAAAACCATTTGGTACCAATTTAGAAACAGCTCAAGCACTTCAAAAATCAATCACCAAACATTTAAAAGAAACCCAGATTTACCGTATCGATCATTATCTTGGTAAATCAGCATTACAAAATATTCTGCTCACGCGTTTTGCAAATCATATATTTGATCCACTTTGGACGCATGAACATATTGATCATATTCAAATTACAAACAATGAAACGTTAGGCGTAGGTGAAAGAACTCAGTTTTATGATGCGACTGGCGCTTTAAGAGATATGATTCAAAGTCATCTCATGCAAATGCTTGCATTAACTACGATGGAGATGCCACAAACATTAAGCCCTGAAAATATTCGTGCTGAGAAAATTAAAGTACTCGAATCAATTATACCTATTCCACTTGGCGAAATTAAGAAGCATGCTTTTAAAGCACAATACGGTCGAGGCAAAATCAATGGTGAAGAGGTTAAAGGTTATTTGGAAGAATTAGACAATCCAAAGAGTGTAGTTGAAACTTACGCAGCACTGAAGTTCTACATTAATACACCGCGATGGAAAGGTGTACCTATTTATGTTAGGACAGCAAAACGACTTCACGCAGCCGATACTGCGATAGCTATTAAATTCAAAAAGGCACCACTTTCACTTTCAGAACAAGCTGATAACTGGCTCGTCATCAGTATTCAGCCCAAAGAATTTACCCGTTTTGAAATTCAAACAAAAATCCCAGGGCTTGATACCAAAGTAAGAACCGTTGCTATGGACGCCCCAAATAGAATCTCAGGGGATGAAAGCGTAGATGCATATGAATCGCTTCTTCTTAATTTGATGCAAGGTGACCAATCTTTATACCTTCATATTAATGAAGTAGAAGCATCATGGAGACTACTTGATCCGGTAATTAAAGCCTGGAATGAAGACAAAAGCCCAGTCTTTACATACGCTGCTGGAAGTGCCGACCCATCTGAGTCCAAAGTTATCTTTGATAAGCCTGAACAATTTTGGCGTCAGAGTATTGAAATCGGTGAAAATAAGCTCTAA
- the pgl gene encoding 6-phosphogluconolactonase: MNLKQIKWQSFESQASLDQAAMEKVIALAESSIKTRGQFHIVLAGGSTPKNVYTLLKNIKTDWHKWQIYFGDERCLDSDHQDRNSTMAFEAWLNHIDIPVQNIHTIPAELGPVEGAHVYNQTLSQVGDFDLVLLGLGEDAHTASLFPGHSWDNNLDALAVFDAPKPPPLRISMSPARLSRSKSVLFLVSGKEKQTAINQWKAGDLIPASTVTCNNGVDVFCFNVS; the protein is encoded by the coding sequence ATGAATTTGAAACAAATCAAATGGCAGTCATTTGAAAGCCAAGCTTCTCTTGATCAAGCTGCTATGGAGAAGGTTATAGCCTTAGCAGAGTCTTCAATTAAAACGCGGGGCCAGTTTCATATTGTATTAGCGGGAGGATCGACACCTAAAAACGTCTATACACTGCTTAAAAACATCAAAACAGATTGGCACAAATGGCAGATCTATTTCGGTGATGAGAGATGTCTTGATTCCGATCACCAAGATCGAAATAGTACTATGGCGTTTGAAGCATGGCTCAATCATATCGATATTCCAGTGCAAAACATTCATACAATTCCAGCTGAGCTTGGTCCAGTAGAAGGTGCCCATGTATATAACCAAACATTAAGCCAGGTAGGTGATTTTGATCTTGTCCTTCTGGGGCTTGGTGAAGACGCCCATACGGCAAGTTTATTCCCAGGACATAGCTGGGATAACAATTTAGATGCTTTAGCGGTCTTTGATGCACCCAAGCCACCACCATTAAGAATATCTATGTCGCCAGCACGCTTAAGTCGATCTAAATCTGTACTTTTCTTGGTCAGTGGAAAAGAGAAACAAACAGCGATAAATCAATGGAAAGCAGGGGATTTGATACCTGCCAGCACAGTTACTTGTAACAACGGGGTAGATGTATTTTGTTTTAACGTAAGTTAG
- the apbC gene encoding iron-sulfur cluster carrier protein ApbC, whose product MTHSEQQIKDLLKDVVDPNTNDNLINDKSIKSISIKDNDIDIKVLLGYPANSQLNDIKNLIATQIKKTLPEVNLNIEVDFKITSHAAQKGIALIPGVKNIIAVASGKGGVGKSTTAVNLALALSTEGARVGILDADIYGPSQPQMLGIYTKPESKDGKSMEPIMAHNIQAMSIGFLVDTETPMVWRGPMVTGTLEQLLKETRWDNLDYLIVDLPPGTGDIQLTLSQKVPVTGAIIVTTPQDIALLDARRGLKMFEKVNIPIIGIVENMAMHTCSKCGNEEHIFGSGGAKKMCQDYDVSLLGSLPLDIKIREQSDDGNPTVVAEPESSAAKTYMKIARLTAVKVSKLAQDYSNKFPNIVIQKT is encoded by the coding sequence ATGACACACTCAGAACAACAAATAAAAGATTTATTAAAGGACGTTGTTGATCCCAATACAAACGACAACCTTATTAACGATAAATCTATCAAGAGCATTTCAATTAAAGACAATGATATTGATATCAAAGTCTTGCTTGGTTACCCTGCTAATAGTCAATTAAATGACATCAAAAATTTGATTGCGACTCAAATTAAAAAAACACTACCTGAAGTTAATTTAAATATTGAGGTTGATTTTAAAATCACATCTCACGCAGCTCAAAAAGGTATAGCACTTATTCCTGGTGTTAAAAACATTATTGCCGTCGCTTCTGGAAAAGGTGGCGTAGGAAAATCTACAACTGCAGTCAATCTCGCTTTAGCTTTATCAACTGAAGGTGCTCGCGTAGGTATTTTGGATGCTGATATATACGGTCCAAGCCAGCCTCAAATGTTGGGGATATACACAAAGCCTGAGAGCAAAGATGGTAAATCTATGGAGCCAATTATGGCTCACAACATTCAAGCTATGTCGATTGGGTTCCTTGTAGATACAGAAACGCCCATGGTATGGCGAGGTCCTATGGTGACAGGCACACTCGAACAGCTTTTAAAAGAAACAAGGTGGGATAACCTTGATTATCTTATTGTTGATTTACCTCCTGGCACCGGCGATATTCAACTCACTTTATCTCAAAAAGTACCTGTCACAGGCGCGATTATTGTTACAACACCGCAAGATATCGCCTTACTTGATGCTAGGCGCGGACTAAAGATGTTTGAAAAAGTAAATATTCCAATTATTGGTATTGTAGAAAATATGGCTATGCACACATGTTCAAAATGTGGCAACGAAGAACATATCTTTGGATCGGGTGGTGCTAAAAAAATGTGTCAGGATTATGATGTATCTCTTTTAGGAAGCCTTCCTTTAGACATTAAGATTAGGGAGCAATCTGATGATGGTAATCCAACAGTGGTAGCCGAACCTGAAAGTAGCGCTGCAAAAACTTACATGAAAATTGCTCGTTTAACAGCCGTTAAGGTATCTAAACTCGCCCAAGATTACAGCAATAAATTCCCAAATATTGTGATTCAAAAAACCTAA
- the pyrF gene encoding orotidine-5'-phosphate decarboxylase translates to MTAKHKVTVALDYANLVEAKTLVSQLNPEYCNLKVGKELFTATGPSLIEYLQTKNFKVFLDLKFHDIPTTVKKACEAASQLGVWMLNVHASGGTNMLEAALEGTSKVKQPPLLIAVTVLTSMDQKTLEEIGISRNLEDQVLHLAKLTEKSGLHGIVCSAKDLVFLKNHFSPSFLFVTPGIRMTDDIANDQVRTMTPVEAIKSGSSHLVIGRPITQSKDPSKTLEKIYLEINRS, encoded by the coding sequence ATGACAGCAAAGCATAAAGTTACCGTAGCTCTTGATTATGCAAATCTTGTAGAAGCAAAAACCTTAGTTTCACAACTTAATCCAGAGTATTGCAATTTAAAAGTCGGCAAAGAATTATTTACAGCAACTGGTCCTTCCCTCATCGAATATCTTCAAACTAAAAATTTCAAAGTATTTTTAGATCTTAAATTCCATGACATTCCCACTACTGTTAAAAAAGCATGTGAGGCTGCGAGTCAATTAGGAGTATGGATGCTTAATGTGCATGCTTCTGGAGGAACTAATATGTTGGAGGCTGCACTCGAAGGCACAAGTAAAGTTAAACAGCCGCCCCTTCTAATTGCGGTGACCGTATTAACAAGTATGGATCAAAAAACTTTAGAAGAAATTGGTATATCTAGAAACTTGGAAGATCAGGTATTACACCTTGCTAAATTAACTGAAAAAAGCGGACTTCATGGCATCGTATGTTCTGCCAAAGATTTAGTTTTCTTAAAAAATCACTTTAGCCCATCATTTTTATTTGTAACACCAGGAATAAGAATGACAGATGATATTGCAAATGACCAAGTGAGAACGATGACGCCTGTTGAAGCTATTAAATCAGGATCCAGTCATTTAGTCATTGGAAGGCCTATAACCCAATCAAAAGATCCATCAAAAACTTTAGAAAAAATTTACTTAGAAATTAACCGTAGTTAA
- the gnd gene encoding phosphogluconate dehydrogenase (NAD(+)-dependent, decarboxylating) has protein sequence MKLAMIGLGKMGGNMATRLVQKGISVVGFDRSAEVVKTLEEKANIIGANSVADAVAKLDSQKIVWLMVPAGNPTEEQIKELIPMLNKGDIIIDGGNSNYKHSQRIGKLLEEKGIGFMDCGTSGGVWGLANGYCLMVGAKQEVADTMKPILQALAHADRGWAHVGPVGSGHFTKMIHNGIEYGMMQSFAEGLELLKGKSEFKLDLAQITELWKHGSVVRSWLLDLTADALKEDQELEEIAPYVADSGEGRWTVVESIEQGIPVPVLTLALQVRFRSQEKQGYGYRLLSVMRNAFGGHVVKKSK, from the coding sequence ATGAAATTAGCAATGATTGGTCTCGGAAAAATGGGTGGCAATATGGCTACTCGTCTTGTTCAAAAAGGTATTTCTGTTGTAGGTTTTGACCGAAGTGCAGAAGTTGTAAAAACACTCGAAGAAAAAGCAAACATTATTGGCGCAAACTCAGTTGCAGATGCTGTAGCAAAATTAGATAGTCAAAAAATTGTATGGCTCATGGTGCCAGCAGGAAATCCAACCGAAGAACAAATCAAAGAACTCATTCCAATGCTCAATAAAGGCGACATTATTATTGACGGTGGCAATTCAAATTACAAACACTCTCAGCGCATCGGTAAACTCCTTGAAGAAAAAGGTATTGGCTTCATGGATTGCGGCACATCAGGAGGTGTATGGGGCTTAGCAAACGGCTACTGCTTAATGGTAGGCGCAAAACAAGAAGTTGCAGATACAATGAAACCTATTCTTCAAGCGCTAGCTCACGCAGATCGTGGCTGGGCTCATGTAGGTCCTGTAGGCTCAGGTCACTTTACCAAAATGATACACAATGGTATCGAATACGGCATGATGCAATCATTCGCTGAAGGCCTTGAGCTTCTTAAAGGTAAAAGTGAATTTAAACTTGATTTAGCGCAAATTACAGAATTATGGAAGCACGGCTCAGTAGTCAGAAGTTGGTTATTAGATTTAACTGCTGACGCTCTAAAAGAAGATCAAGAGCTTGAAGAAATTGCTCCTTATGTAGCTGACTCAGGCGAAGGCAGATGGACTGTTGTTGAATCAATTGAGCAAGGTATTCCAGTTCCAGTGCTTACACTTGCATTGCAAGTGAGATTTAGAAGCCAAGAAAAACAAGGTTATGGCTATAGATTGCTATCAGTAATGCGTAATGCATTTGGTGGTCATGTAGTAAAAAAATCTAAATAA
- the lapB gene encoding lipopolysaccharide assembly protein LapB gives MIQFEYWWLLVIPFFFALGWVAARIDIKQLMKESTSLPATYFKGLNYLITNQYDKAVNAFMDAVRINNESLELHFALGSILRRIGHIDRAINMHLDLLENRDLNPSQEESVKAELAQDYLKAGLFDRAEELFLKLESGKYKQYASNALLEIYVKEREWQNAIKMATKLEKESGVSFRLQISHYHCEIALNSILDKDKKSAVKSLNDALDAHKKCVRANILLGDLDAEDSDHNKAINHWKKIEFQDPESLGLVAAKILNSFEKLKKPEEGLSLLNLYFENYKLRSLLNVIYEATLKLQGSEMAEELARKELIRKPSLQALDQLFQARAMNSKHKEQDIQLIQQTVRNAIGNRRLFTCSSCGFKAKQHHWQCPACNAWEALPSEPTEINEIN, from the coding sequence ATGATTCAATTCGAATATTGGTGGCTCCTTGTTATTCCCTTCTTCTTTGCATTAGGCTGGGTAGCCGCTCGCATTGATATTAAACAACTTATGAAGGAGTCTACAAGCCTTCCTGCGACCTACTTTAAAGGACTTAATTACCTTATCACTAATCAATACGATAAAGCAGTAAACGCTTTTATGGATGCTGTTCGTATTAATAATGAATCCCTTGAATTACACTTTGCCTTAGGCAGTATCTTAAGGCGTATAGGTCATATTGATCGCGCTATCAATATGCATTTAGATTTATTAGAAAATCGTGACCTTAATCCCTCACAAGAAGAATCCGTGAAAGCTGAATTAGCTCAAGATTATCTTAAAGCCGGCTTATTTGATCGCGCTGAAGAGTTATTTCTAAAGTTAGAATCTGGAAAATATAAACAATATGCATCTAATGCTTTGCTTGAGATTTACGTGAAAGAACGTGAATGGCAAAACGCAATTAAGATGGCTACAAAATTAGAAAAAGAATCAGGTGTTTCATTCAGATTACAAATTAGTCATTACCATTGCGAAATCGCACTGAATTCGATTTTAGATAAAGATAAAAAGTCAGCAGTTAAGTCGCTTAACGATGCGCTCGACGCACATAAGAAATGTGTTCGTGCAAATATTTTACTTGGTGATTTGGATGCGGAAGATAGTGATCATAATAAAGCGATCAATCATTGGAAAAAAATTGAGTTTCAAGATCCTGAATCTCTAGGTCTTGTCGCAGCCAAGATACTTAATTCGTTTGAAAAGCTCAAAAAACCCGAAGAAGGTTTATCGCTTCTAAATCTTTATTTTGAAAATTACAAATTAAGATCACTACTTAATGTCATCTATGAAGCAACATTAAAATTACAAGGCTCGGAAATGGCTGAAGAGCTCGCGCGAAAAGAGCTTATAAGAAAGCCAAGCCTTCAAGCACTAGATCAATTATTTCAAGCCCGTGCCATGAATAGCAAGCATAAAGAACAAGACATCCAACTTATTCAACAAACTGTTCGTAATGCTATTGGCAATCGACGTTTATTTACATGCAGCAGTTGTGGCTTTAAAGCCAAACAACACCATTGGCAATGCCCTGCTTGTAATGCTTGGGAAGCGCTGCCTTCAGAACCCACTGAGATAAATGAAATTAATTAA
- the dcd gene encoding dCTP deaminase translates to MTIKSDKWIRKMAEQYGMIEPFEPKLIREKDNQKIVSYGTSSYGYDIRCANEFKVFTNINSTIVDPKNFDPNSFVEFNADYCIIPPNSFALARTVEYFRIPRSVLTVCLGKSTYARCGIIVNVTPFEPEWEGYVTLEFSNTTPLPAKIYAGEGCAQVLFFESDEVCETSYKDRGGKYQGQVGVTLPKI, encoded by the coding sequence ATGACGATAAAATCAGATAAATGGATAAGAAAGATGGCTGAACAATATGGCATGATTGAGCCATTCGAGCCTAAACTTATACGCGAAAAAGACAACCAAAAGATCGTTTCTTATGGCACATCTAGCTATGGATATGATATTCGATGCGCTAATGAATTTAAAGTATTTACTAATATTAATAGCACTATCGTCGATCCAAAAAATTTCGATCCAAATTCCTTCGTGGAATTTAATGCCGACTATTGCATCATTCCACCTAACTCATTTGCACTTGCAAGAACAGTTGAATATTTCAGGATTCCAAGAAGTGTGCTCACAGTATGTTTAGGCAAATCGACTTACGCCCGATGCGGCATCATTGTAAACGTCACGCCTTTTGAACCAGAATGGGAAGGTTATGTGACTCTAGAATTTAGCAATACCACACCTCTTCCAGCAAAAATTTATGCAGGCGAAGGTTGTGCACAAGTGCTATTCTTTGAATCTGACGAAGTATGTGAAACATCCTACAAGGATCGTGGCGGAAAATACCAAGGCCAAGTAGGCGTGACATTACCTAAAATATAA